A region from the Hyalangium gracile genome encodes:
- a CDS encoding metalloprotease: MALRFRVAGFPVQVHPLFFLTALATGLTGWNNPARLVVWFCVVFISVLIHELGHALAFRHFGHASSISLHGLGGTTRSESGRPLTHRQDLWISLAGPVAGFLLGGLVLAIAHFTPVGQAGGLVRTAVRSLLWANFGWGVFNLLPLLPLDGGHVLAAIVRERGGPRYEWLIYAISLVTAVCGLVLAIIWRELWLGLLALVLGGMNVSGFARAWIERKYIQKIRAASQRLRPAHEAGQASPGVERFLSELRRPTGRPRAERLEPPPKPREPPPERPASPPARRTESGRASVREEDLPELPHDSRFVGELLLGNGLPELAIRPLRAAFEQAPSAPAGHALITALLEARRYADITGLLATAAQAHLGDETLALIATRADSSHQPALAERARELRQGRARSQPLPARGTHDSEKPG, encoded by the coding sequence ATGGCGCTGCGATTCCGGGTGGCCGGGTTTCCCGTCCAGGTCCACCCCCTCTTCTTCCTGACGGCTCTGGCGACCGGATTGACCGGGTGGAACAACCCTGCCCGCCTGGTCGTGTGGTTCTGTGTCGTCTTCATCTCCGTGCTCATCCACGAGCTGGGGCACGCGCTGGCGTTCCGCCACTTCGGGCACGCGTCGAGCATCTCGCTGCACGGGCTGGGGGGAACCACCCGGAGCGAGAGCGGCAGGCCCCTCACCCACCGCCAGGACCTATGGATCTCCCTGGCGGGGCCCGTCGCCGGCTTCCTGCTGGGAGGGCTCGTGCTGGCGATCGCTCACTTCACGCCCGTGGGGCAGGCAGGCGGGCTGGTGCGCACCGCGGTGCGGTCGCTGCTCTGGGCGAACTTCGGCTGGGGGGTGTTCAACCTGCTCCCCCTGCTCCCCCTGGATGGGGGCCACGTGCTGGCGGCCATCGTCCGTGAGCGGGGCGGGCCGCGCTACGAGTGGCTCATCTATGCCATCTCCCTGGTGACGGCCGTCTGTGGCCTGGTGCTCGCCATCATCTGGAGGGAGCTCTGGCTGGGCCTGCTGGCGCTCGTGCTCGGAGGGATGAACGTGAGCGGGTTCGCGCGGGCCTGGATCGAGCGCAAGTACATCCAGAAGATCCGCGCCGCCTCGCAGCGCCTGCGGCCCGCCCACGAGGCAGGGCAGGCCTCGCCGGGGGTGGAGCGATTCCTCTCGGAGCTGCGCCGGCCCACGGGCAGGCCGCGGGCCGAGCGACTCGAGCCGCCCCCGAAGCCCCGCGAGCCACCGCCTGAGCGCCCCGCCTCACCGCCAGCGCGGCGCACGGAGTCCGGGCGCGCCAGCGTCCGCGAGGAGGACCTGCCCGAGCTGCCCCATGACTCGCGGTTCGTGGGCGAGCTGCTCCTGGGCAACGGCCTGCCGGAGCTGGCCATCCGCCCGCTGCGGGCCGCCTTCGAGCAGGCGCCCTCGGCGCCAGCGGGCCACGCCCTCATCACCGCGCTGCTGGAGGCCCGGCGCTACGCGGACATCACCGGCCTGCTCGCCACCGCCGCCCAGGCGCACCTGGGGGACGAGACGCTCGCGCTGATCGCCACACGCGCCGACAGTTCGCATCAGCCCGCACTCGCCGAGCGTGCGCGCGAGCTGCGCCAGGGCCGCGCCCGCTCCCAGCCCCTGCCCGCACGCGGGACGCATGACTCCGAGAAGCCCGGCTGA
- a CDS encoding SpoIIE family protein phosphatase yields the protein MSKPNSRLSPVSEDASQTAIPRGPEGTGVGPRPVEPTGTHHTVQFTSTTVAAPVAGEMTGTIVAPLEAGELPDVASIRGMRLDQLLLLTTGALVIVIVSLLAVTSFISTTSQFEETAASFTERLQNQARELGQTVSHTLALTSATSLRDNNYGFLTEVARSIIEDNKNILRVQMFDAEGLLVADSDKDAKLGTASGRKAERGWASASFQGQPVFEFHEPLDYGSQSGKGLIVISYSLESLQKQLHELEEARDETLRNTTLRTVGLGGGFVLLAAVLVAFQSRRITRPLGVLTRKVMQLAAGDLNARSTGHAAGAGREVRTLGVVFNHMAERIKVLLEDVRVKAQLEREMSLARTVQETLSPGREALQVGPLRIAGVVVTADACGGDWWFRAPLDEQRVAIGIGDVTGHGLSTALVATSATSGFASAMTMREPDQLNSQVLISALNITLAHLGRGEYQMSSALAVIDTQTGFIDYAAGGHPAAAVYNRLSGQFASLPARGPLLGASVTSQYSSRQAQLRPGDIVVWYSDGLTESRDAAGKLYGTQRLSAAVQANSQLSAEGLRDAILADVRSFSAGQPQRDDITVVVAEFSPAS from the coding sequence TTGTCCAAGCCGAACTCGCGCCTCAGCCCCGTGTCTGAAGACGCCTCGCAGACCGCGATCCCTCGTGGCCCGGAGGGGACCGGAGTCGGTCCTCGCCCCGTGGAGCCGACGGGGACCCATCACACCGTCCAGTTCACCAGCACCACGGTGGCCGCTCCCGTCGCTGGAGAGATGACGGGCACCATCGTCGCGCCGCTCGAGGCCGGCGAGCTGCCGGACGTGGCCTCCATTCGCGGCATGCGGCTGGACCAGCTGCTGCTGCTGACCACCGGCGCGCTGGTGATCGTCATCGTGAGCCTGCTGGCGGTGACGTCCTTCATCTCCACCACCTCCCAGTTCGAGGAGACCGCGGCCAGCTTCACCGAGCGGCTGCAGAACCAGGCCCGCGAGCTCGGTCAGACGGTGAGCCACACCCTGGCGCTCACCTCCGCCACCTCGCTGCGCGACAACAACTACGGGTTCCTCACCGAGGTGGCGCGCTCCATCATCGAGGACAACAAGAACATCCTGCGCGTGCAGATGTTCGACGCCGAGGGCCTGCTGGTGGCCGACTCGGACAAGGACGCGAAGCTGGGCACCGCCTCGGGCCGCAAGGCGGAGCGCGGCTGGGCCAGCGCCTCGTTCCAGGGCCAGCCCGTCTTCGAGTTCCACGAGCCGCTCGACTACGGCTCGCAGAGCGGCAAGGGGCTCATCGTCATCAGCTACTCGCTGGAGTCGCTGCAGAAGCAGCTCCACGAGCTGGAGGAGGCCCGGGACGAGACGCTGCGCAACACCACGCTGCGCACCGTGGGCCTGGGCGGTGGCTTCGTGCTGCTGGCCGCCGTGCTGGTGGCCTTCCAGAGCCGCCGCATCACCCGCCCGCTCGGCGTGCTCACCCGCAAGGTGATGCAGCTGGCCGCCGGAGATCTCAACGCGCGCAGCACCGGCCACGCCGCGGGCGCCGGGCGCGAGGTGCGCACCCTGGGCGTGGTGTTCAACCACATGGCCGAGCGCATCAAGGTCCTGCTCGAGGACGTGCGCGTCAAGGCGCAGCTGGAGCGGGAGATGTCCCTGGCGCGCACCGTCCAGGAGACGCTGTCTCCGGGCCGCGAGGCGCTCCAGGTGGGCCCGCTGCGCATCGCCGGCGTCGTCGTCACGGCGGACGCGTGCGGCGGTGACTGGTGGTTCCGCGCTCCGCTGGACGAGCAGCGCGTGGCCATCGGCATCGGCGACGTCACCGGCCACGGCCTGTCCACGGCGCTGGTGGCCACCAGCGCGACCAGCGGCTTCGCCTCGGCCATGACGATGCGCGAGCCGGATCAGCTCAACTCGCAGGTGCTCATCAGCGCGCTCAACATCACCCTGGCCCACCTGGGCCGCGGCGAGTACCAGATGTCCAGCGCGCTGGCGGTGATCGACACGCAGACGGGCTTCATCGACTACGCGGCCGGAGGCCACCCGGCGGCGGCCGTCTACAACCGGCTGTCCGGGCAGTTCGCCTCGCTGCCGGCGCGCGGCCCGCTGCTGGGCGCCTCGGTGACGTCGCAGTACTCCTCGCGCCAGGCGCAGCTGCGCCCGGGCGACATCGTCGTCTGGTACTCGGACGGTCTCACCGAGTCCCGCGACGCGGCCGGCAAGCTCTACGGCACCCAGCGCCTGAGCGCCGCGGTGCAGGCCAACTCCCAGCTCTCCGCCGAGGGCCTGCGCGACGCCATCCTGGCGGACGTGCGCTCCTTCAGCGCCGGCCAACCCCAGCGCGATGACATCACCGTCGTCGTCGCCGAGTTCAGTCCTGCCTCCTAG
- a CDS encoding tetratricopeptide repeat protein produces MSRLSRTPPVRRLAAALALVHVLAGTAALAQYRPPPLTESQRMVQEGDAAQVAASAAVTAGNKKEAEEKYRKALGLYEQALATDPSSVPAAVGLGTVGNALQAFAQVVDKLQPVMTANPTEVAVAYPLGVAYFKLRRFVEAVPLLEQVSTADKIDYLIVNYYLGTYYLYEQRGDVAIAKFQRYLAQRPEKLAGNDFQIHELIGKAHLIRRDAASARASFQRAQSGRPESVTVQMGMAAVLEMEGKEKEAQALVQGLVGRFPQAAEPKERLGRMLLKAGDVAGAETQAVALVKLGGTVNALLLLGDVRLAQKKPAEAEAEYRKVLQQVPNLVPAQISVGKALQAQGRNEEAIRYLESAAQAGGNNLDLWASLGSVNRRAGRFQRAVEVHRRVVELAPRLALGYNLLGADHFATGQWDQAVEDYTNALSVEPGNPTASKWLARALAHRARGRAEGNRLDDAVRDLRRAYDLERSAAMARRLGAALLEKRDFAGARAVLEQGVTLPGATWREHWLLGYARHGAGDAQKSLESFEQAAKLTEEPGELADVSVGAALAQVELDRVDEAVQRLSEPGPSKVARELAQANLPLMLLRRSLSSLEKGDAAAAQKDVELAEKFPLNKQPDLAKLAAFTRALVFAEEKRFGDASAALKRSLTPAPRWASANTRALTEAYLSYRKEQVPQARKVLAAAAKKPSPWQARWIASLTQALNRLEGERAYASGNFKLAEKAFKAVLASEPDNAVLQHNLACVEYRKGKAADAVATWRRLESSVSTATLNLGIDAQERRNDIPEAVESYRRYLSSSGGPRMATVREWEDRLVSIYGMSGAAADANPNEATASETTP; encoded by the coding sequence ATGAGTCGCCTCTCTCGAACCCCACCGGTGCGCCGCCTCGCCGCGGCGCTCGCCCTCGTTCACGTCCTCGCTGGCACGGCGGCCCTCGCGCAGTACCGGCCGCCGCCGCTCACCGAGTCCCAGCGCATGGTGCAGGAGGGCGATGCCGCCCAGGTCGCCGCCAGCGCCGCCGTCACCGCCGGCAACAAGAAGGAGGCCGAGGAGAAGTACCGCAAGGCGCTCGGCCTCTATGAGCAGGCGCTCGCCACGGACCCCAGCTCGGTGCCGGCCGCCGTGGGCCTGGGCACCGTGGGCAACGCCCTGCAGGCCTTCGCCCAGGTGGTGGACAAGCTGCAGCCGGTGATGACCGCCAACCCCACCGAGGTGGCGGTGGCCTATCCACTGGGCGTGGCCTACTTCAAGCTGCGCCGCTTCGTGGAGGCCGTGCCGCTGCTGGAGCAGGTGTCCACCGCGGACAAGATCGACTACCTCATCGTCAACTACTACCTGGGCACCTACTACCTCTATGAGCAGCGCGGAGACGTGGCCATCGCCAAGTTCCAGCGCTACCTGGCGCAGCGCCCGGAGAAGCTCGCGGGCAACGACTTCCAGATCCACGAGCTCATCGGCAAGGCCCACCTGATCCGTCGGGACGCGGCCTCCGCGCGCGCCTCGTTCCAGCGGGCGCAGTCGGGCCGGCCCGAGTCCGTCACCGTGCAGATGGGGATGGCGGCCGTGCTGGAGATGGAGGGCAAGGAGAAGGAGGCCCAGGCGCTGGTGCAGGGCCTGGTGGGCCGCTTCCCGCAGGCGGCCGAGCCGAAGGAGCGCCTGGGGCGCATGCTGCTCAAGGCCGGCGACGTGGCCGGCGCGGAGACGCAGGCCGTGGCCCTGGTGAAGCTGGGCGGCACGGTGAACGCGCTGCTGCTGCTGGGCGACGTGCGCCTGGCGCAGAAGAAGCCCGCGGAGGCGGAGGCCGAGTACCGCAAGGTGCTCCAGCAGGTGCCCAACCTGGTGCCGGCGCAGATCTCCGTGGGCAAGGCGCTCCAGGCCCAGGGCCGCAACGAGGAGGCCATCCGCTACCTCGAGTCCGCGGCGCAGGCCGGCGGCAACAACCTGGATCTGTGGGCCTCGCTCGGCTCGGTGAACCGCCGCGCCGGCCGCTTCCAGCGCGCGGTGGAGGTGCACCGGCGCGTGGTGGAGCTCGCCCCCCGGCTGGCCCTGGGCTACAACCTGCTGGGCGCGGACCACTTCGCCACCGGCCAGTGGGATCAGGCCGTCGAGGACTACACCAACGCCCTCTCCGTGGAGCCCGGCAACCCCACCGCCTCCAAGTGGCTGGCCCGCGCGCTGGCCCACCGCGCCCGCGGCCGCGCCGAGGGCAACCGGCTGGATGACGCCGTGAGAGACCTGCGCCGCGCGTACGATCTCGAGCGCAGCGCGGCCATGGCCCGCAGGCTCGGGGCGGCGCTGCTGGAGAAGCGCGACTTCGCCGGGGCGCGCGCCGTGCTGGAGCAGGGCGTGACGCTGCCGGGCGCCACCTGGCGCGAGCACTGGCTGCTCGGCTACGCCCGGCACGGGGCGGGGGATGCCCAGAAGTCGCTCGAGTCCTTCGAGCAGGCCGCGAAGCTGACGGAGGAGCCCGGCGAGCTGGCGGACGTGTCCGTGGGCGCGGCGCTCGCGCAGGTGGAGCTGGATCGCGTGGACGAGGCCGTGCAGCGGCTGTCCGAGCCCGGCCCCTCGAAGGTCGCGCGCGAGCTGGCCCAGGCCAACCTGCCGCTCATGCTCCTGCGCCGCTCGCTCTCCAGCCTGGAGAAGGGTGACGCCGCGGCCGCGCAGAAGGACGTGGAGCTGGCCGAGAAGTTCCCGCTCAACAAGCAGCCGGATCTGGCGAAGCTGGCCGCCTTCACCCGCGCGCTCGTCTTCGCCGAGGAGAAGCGCTTCGGCGACGCCAGCGCCGCCCTCAAGCGCAGCCTCACCCCGGCCCCGCGCTGGGCCAGCGCCAACACGCGCGCCCTCACCGAGGCCTACCTGTCCTACCGCAAGGAGCAGGTGCCCCAGGCGCGCAAGGTGCTCGCCGCCGCGGCGAAGAAGCCCTCGCCCTGGCAGGCCAGGTGGATCGCCTCCCTCACCCAGGCGCTCAACCGCCTCGAGGGTGAGCGCGCGTACGCCTCGGGCAACTTCAAGCTGGCGGAGAAGGCCTTCAAGGCGGTGCTCGCCTCCGAGCCGGACAACGCCGTGCTCCAGCACAACCTGGCCTGCGTGGAGTACCGCAAGGGCAAGGCCGCCGACGCCGTGGCCACCTGGCGCAGGCTGGAGAGCTCGGTGTCCACCGCCACGCTCAACCTGGGCATCGACGCCCAGGAGCGCCGCAACGACATCCCCGAGGCCGTGGAGTCCTACCGCCGCTACCTCTCCTCGAGCGGGGGCCCGCGCATGGCCACCGTGCGCGAGTGGGAGGACCGCCTGGTGTCCATCTACGGCATGAGCGGCGCCGCCGCCGACGCGAACCCCAACGAGGCCACCGCCTCGGAGACCACTCCATGA
- a CDS encoding PhnD/SsuA/transferrin family substrate-binding protein → MKIARLTLIGLALVCAWAPAAWAEKKTTLGVFLPTTLADGQERFNFAEKLAAEVGTALGQSVAAKSFGRYEDFSKAISDGTLDFAVVDSWAAVQLGSKAAPVAFAALSGDTWQRWAVISYGKGSVKDMAGKRLAIAKGSGSLDPKFVSNVVFAGDLDAQKHFKMVSVPNVESALKMLEAKSAEVALVPLAHVPKDARVLYRSTKVPGAMLVAFRGADQLEESLPKVGAVPPFSAFVKSQGRDFDDFRKLVQQGPPRRQPVIVESSVLRVDTDALVSSGELNPVLPNFVTAMDLSDEQPDD, encoded by the coding sequence ATGAAGATCGCTCGCCTGACGTTGATCGGGCTCGCGCTGGTGTGTGCCTGGGCACCCGCCGCGTGGGCCGAGAAGAAGACCACCCTGGGCGTGTTCCTGCCCACCACCCTGGCGGACGGCCAGGAGCGCTTCAACTTCGCCGAGAAGCTCGCGGCCGAGGTGGGCACCGCGCTGGGCCAGTCCGTGGCGGCCAAGAGCTTCGGCCGCTACGAGGACTTCTCCAAGGCCATCTCCGACGGCACCCTGGACTTCGCGGTGGTGGACTCGTGGGCCGCCGTGCAGCTGGGCTCCAAGGCCGCCCCCGTGGCCTTCGCCGCGCTCTCTGGCGACACCTGGCAGCGCTGGGCCGTCATCTCCTACGGGAAGGGCTCCGTGAAGGACATGGCCGGCAAGCGCCTGGCCATCGCCAAGGGCTCGGGCTCCCTGGATCCGAAGTTCGTCTCCAACGTCGTCTTCGCGGGCGATCTGGATGCCCAGAAGCACTTCAAGATGGTGTCGGTGCCCAACGTGGAGTCCGCGCTGAAGATGCTGGAGGCCAAGAGCGCGGAGGTGGCGCTGGTGCCGCTGGCGCACGTCCCCAAGGACGCGCGCGTGCTCTACCGCAGCACGAAGGTGCCCGGCGCCATGCTCGTCGCCTTCCGGGGCGCCGATCAGCTGGAGGAGAGCCTGCCCAAGGTGGGCGCCGTGCCGCCCTTCAGCGCCTTCGTGAAGTCGCAGGGCCGGGACTTCGATGACTTCCGCAAGCTCGTCCAGCAGGGCCCGCCGCGCCGCCAGCCGGTGATCGTCGAGTCCTCGGTGCTGCGGGTGGACACGGACGCGCTGGTCAGCTCCGGAGAGCTCAACCCCGTGCTCCCCAACTTCGTCACCGCGATGGACCTCTCGGACGAGCAGCCGGACGACTGA
- a CDS encoding TonB-dependent receptor plug domain-containing protein — translation MHSSVTSWPRRVAALVLSGHREARAYLRISLAVCLAVGLAAGTAEAQTKPKSVSAADKSKAAKAKKPPKKGKATPSATTSSPAPAPTPAPASSTSPSMLEGLSTDDPTVSPPAEDPASSSSSSNSLALPTPPPPEPAPAPAPIAAPAPAPASSPSTATAPSSGGLGADPASSSNVPLSSPFAGPEGSRPLPPPSSMAGVGLEDPLAGQSSIEEGVNKLLSEAVVTTAGKRQQRISDVPLTVAWIPAEELEGTGAFTLCEAIQYFPGLECRRGAMRKVAVSARGLGSNYLSNRLLLLKDGRPLTDPWTGQFYADETTPLINLKQVEVIRGPGSSLYGSNAFSGVINLIERDPSDLMKEGRDVGADARVLAGQDNTYRVQATAAGRAGPVEALASYYGFSSDGPQLFNNDQKGIIDTNEDSLVHQVSGKVKVKGFALNADYTSADLGRPGGQQISTVGNCGRCHYTADDNEHVENLNASAQFDQQVTDNLRVFGQGFAFFKRRNIDLKNEVTGELQATLGKRRRFGGEVRALLSLDKLNITFGGDVKDDLVNNQNVLAGLSMDDTTQTILGGFVDAEYRPLTRLVLSAGVRYDRYQIPQEVWEVDSDKGQVSPRASIVFHALDDLTLRTNYGRAFRAPTLAELAINQQMYAATLLGASDLRAETLDTYEVAVDYWPFERRVRLTATGFYNRAHNFINQQLMFGSTSQFRNIGDARVVGAELEAAAQIPSANSSFDVAYQYLDAQSLPYGGGKGSQLDYAPHHRVYARARTNVGKVGFAEVYGLYVGSRFDPGYIVESTGEVQRVKLPGYVTASARVGVNVVDGMSVSLLGTNLFDSKYQESHGFPAPPRGVYTEVKLNY, via the coding sequence ATGCACTCTTCTGTAACGAGTTGGCCGCGCCGTGTCGCGGCTTTGGTTCTCTCCGGGCACCGCGAGGCTCGCGCGTACCTGCGGATCTCCCTGGCCGTCTGTCTCGCCGTAGGTCTCGCCGCCGGCACGGCCGAGGCCCAGACCAAGCCGAAGTCGGTCAGCGCCGCTGATAAGTCCAAGGCCGCCAAGGCCAAGAAGCCGCCCAAGAAGGGCAAGGCGACGCCCTCCGCGACGACCTCCTCGCCCGCCCCCGCGCCCACTCCGGCTCCGGCCTCTTCCACCTCTCCCTCCATGCTGGAGGGGCTGAGCACGGATGATCCGACGGTGTCTCCGCCGGCGGAGGATCCCGCCTCCTCGAGCAGCAGCAGCAACTCGCTCGCCCTGCCGACGCCGCCTCCGCCCGAGCCGGCTCCGGCCCCGGCCCCCATCGCGGCCCCCGCGCCCGCTCCGGCCTCGTCGCCGAGCACGGCCACGGCGCCTTCCTCCGGCGGCCTGGGCGCGGACCCCGCGTCGAGCTCCAACGTCCCGCTGTCCTCTCCCTTCGCGGGCCCCGAGGGCTCGCGTCCGCTGCCTCCGCCCTCCAGCATGGCGGGTGTCGGCCTGGAGGATCCGCTCGCGGGTCAGAGCTCCATCGAGGAGGGCGTGAACAAGCTGCTGAGCGAGGCCGTGGTGACGACGGCCGGCAAGCGCCAGCAGCGCATCTCGGACGTGCCCCTGACGGTGGCGTGGATCCCCGCCGAGGAGCTGGAGGGCACCGGCGCCTTCACCCTCTGCGAGGCCATCCAGTACTTCCCCGGCCTGGAGTGCCGGCGCGGCGCCATGCGCAAGGTGGCGGTGAGCGCGCGCGGCCTGGGCTCCAACTACCTGTCCAACCGCCTGCTGCTGCTCAAGGACGGCCGCCCGCTGACGGACCCCTGGACGGGCCAGTTCTACGCGGATGAGACGACGCCGCTCATCAACCTGAAGCAGGTGGAAGTCATCCGCGGCCCGGGCTCCTCGCTGTACGGCTCCAACGCCTTCAGCGGCGTGATCAACCTCATCGAGCGCGACCCGAGCGACCTCATGAAGGAGGGCCGCGACGTGGGCGCCGACGCGCGCGTGCTGGCGGGCCAGGACAACACCTACCGCGTGCAGGCCACGGCGGCCGGCCGCGCCGGTCCGGTCGAGGCGCTGGCCAGCTACTACGGCTTCAGCTCGGACGGCCCGCAGCTCTTCAACAACGACCAGAAGGGCATCATCGACACCAACGAGGACTCGCTGGTCCACCAGGTCAGCGGCAAGGTGAAGGTGAAGGGCTTCGCGCTGAACGCGGACTACACCAGCGCCGACCTGGGCCGCCCGGGCGGTCAGCAGATCTCCACCGTGGGCAACTGCGGCCGCTGCCACTACACCGCGGACGACAACGAGCACGTGGAGAACCTCAACGCCTCGGCCCAGTTCGATCAGCAGGTGACCGACAACCTGCGCGTGTTCGGTCAGGGCTTCGCCTTCTTCAAGCGGCGCAACATCGACCTGAAGAACGAAGTCACGGGCGAGCTGCAGGCCACGCTGGGCAAGCGCCGCCGGTTCGGCGGTGAGGTGCGCGCGCTGCTCTCGCTGGACAAGCTCAACATCACCTTCGGCGGCGACGTGAAGGACGACCTGGTCAACAACCAGAACGTCCTGGCGGGGCTGTCCATGGACGACACCACGCAGACCATCCTCGGTGGCTTCGTGGACGCCGAGTACCGGCCGCTCACGCGCCTGGTGCTCAGCGCGGGCGTCCGCTACGACCGCTACCAGATCCCCCAGGAGGTGTGGGAGGTGGACTCGGACAAGGGGCAGGTGTCGCCGCGTGCCTCCATCGTGTTCCACGCGCTGGATGACCTGACGCTGCGCACCAACTACGGCCGCGCCTTCCGCGCGCCCACGCTGGCGGAGCTGGCCATCAACCAGCAGATGTACGCGGCCACGCTGCTGGGCGCCTCGGACCTGCGCGCCGAGACGCTGGACACCTACGAGGTGGCGGTGGACTACTGGCCCTTCGAGCGCCGGGTGCGCCTGACGGCCACCGGCTTCTACAACCGCGCTCACAACTTCATCAACCAGCAGCTCATGTTCGGCTCCACCTCGCAGTTCCGGAACATCGGCGATGCGCGCGTGGTGGGCGCGGAGCTCGAGGCCGCGGCGCAGATCCCCTCCGCCAACTCCTCGTTCGACGTGGCCTACCAGTACCTGGACGCGCAGTCGCTGCCGTACGGCGGCGGCAAGGGCTCGCAGCTGGACTACGCCCCGCACCACCGCGTGTACGCGCGCGCCCGCACCAACGTGGGCAAGGTGGGCTTCGCCGAGGTGTACGGCCTGTACGTGGGCTCGCGCTTCGATCCGGGCTACATCGTGGAGTCCACCGGCGAGGTGCAGCGCGTGAAGCTGCCGGGCTACGTCACCGCCAGCGCCCGCGTGGGCGTGAACGTGGTGGACGGCATGTCCGTGTCCCTGCTGGGCACCAACCTGTTCGACTCGAAGTACCAGGAGTCCCACGGCTTCCCGGCGCCTCCTCGGGGCGTCTACACGGAAGTCAAGCTGAACTACTGA